The following proteins are co-located in the Rhodococcus opacus B4 genome:
- a CDS encoding sulfate/molybdate ABC transporter ATP-binding protein, whose translation MTGLSVEARVAARGVEVGFDLAEGEVLAVLGPNGAGKSTALSVVAGLVRPDAGRVELNGRVLTDTARGIALPPHRRGIALLAQQALLFPHLTVAANVAFAPRSSGRGRRESRAIAEKWLDAVDATQFADRRPHELSGGQAQRVAVARALAAEPQALLLDEPMSALDVAAAPALRVLLRQVLRDGDRTAVVVTHDVLDALALADRVIVVEGGQVVESGSVRDVLTRPRSAFAARIAGLNLVPVFGAQDGFETETGVRMHGLLDADFVSGAPAVAVFAPHSVAVHRRSPEGSPRNVFRVSISEIEVRGPTVRVRAAEAGGRLELSADVTAASVAELDLVPGLDVYFVVKATEVALHAVRTC comes from the coding sequence ACGGCGCCGGCAAGTCGACGGCGTTGTCGGTGGTCGCGGGACTGGTCCGGCCGGACGCCGGACGGGTCGAACTGAACGGCCGGGTGCTCACCGATACCGCGCGCGGTATCGCGCTGCCGCCGCACCGGCGCGGTATCGCACTGCTCGCGCAGCAGGCACTGCTGTTTCCGCATCTGACGGTGGCCGCGAATGTGGCGTTCGCGCCGCGCAGTTCGGGCCGCGGCCGCCGTGAGTCCCGGGCGATCGCCGAGAAGTGGCTGGACGCCGTCGATGCGACCCAATTCGCCGATCGCCGCCCGCACGAGTTGTCCGGGGGGCAGGCGCAGCGGGTCGCGGTGGCCCGGGCGCTCGCCGCGGAACCGCAGGCGCTGCTGCTCGACGAGCCCATGTCGGCCCTCGACGTGGCTGCGGCCCCCGCCCTGCGGGTGCTGCTCCGGCAGGTGCTGCGGGACGGAGACCGGACCGCGGTGGTGGTCACGCACGACGTCCTCGACGCGCTGGCCCTGGCCGACCGGGTGATCGTCGTCGAGGGCGGTCAGGTCGTCGAATCCGGTTCGGTGCGCGACGTGTTGACCCGTCCGCGCAGTGCGTTCGCCGCCCGGATCGCCGGACTGAACCTCGTTCCCGTGTTCGGGGCGCAGGACGGGTTCGAGACCGAGACGGGTGTCCGGATGCACGGTCTGCTCGACGCCGATTTCGTTTCGGGCGCACCGGCTGTCGCGGTGTTCGCACCGCACTCGGTGGCCGTGCACCGGAGGTCTCCGGAAGGCAGTCCGCGCAACGTCTTCCGGGTGTCCATCTCCGAGATCGAGGTGCGCGGGCCGACGGTCCGGGTGCGCGCCGCCGAGGCCGGCGGCCGGCTCGAACTGAGCGCCGACGTGACGGCGGCGTCCGTCGCGGAACTCGATCTGGTGCCGGGCCTGGACGTGTACTTCGTCGTCAAGGCCACCGAGGTAGCCCTCCACGCCGTGCGTACTTGTTAA